The proteins below come from a single Plutella xylostella chromosome 2, ilPluXylo3.1, whole genome shotgun sequence genomic window:
- the LOC119692721 gene encoding RYamide neuropeptides, translating to MWAAALWLLLATAAAAQDKRAEIAPAPFVVGSRYGRSPPRVITPRNDRFFMGSRYGKRSPPPHPALPPAPPAAIHCAYTGVAQLYRCGPVVDPAPTRYHTRKSDEDPYEEED from the exons ATGTGGGCGGCGGCGCTGTGGCTGCTGCTGGCGACGGCCGCGGCGGCGCAGGACAAGCGCGCAGAGA TTGCGCCGGCGCCGTTCGTGGTGGGGTCGCGCTACGGCCGCTCCCCCCCACGCGTCATTACCCCCCGCAACGATAG GTTCTTCATGGGAAGCCGCTACGGCAAGCGCTCCCCgcccccgcaccccgcgctgccccccgcaccccccgcGGCCATCCACTGCGCGTACACGGGGGTGGCGCAGCTGTACCGCTGCGGACCCGTCGTGGACCCCGCGCCCACACGGTATCATACCAG AAAAAGCGATGAAGACCCATACGAAGAGGAAGACTAG